Proteins from a genomic interval of Acetobacterium woodii DSM 1030:
- a CDS encoding DUF4097 family beta strand repeat-containing protein: MKSKYSILMLIAGGLILLGAILSLLAFALVGFNWNALNSGSPVEEKNYTHDLNGLNGLVVTGLDDTVVITGSDDDQINIHYFENDQSTYQIELTPNGELRINHSILDNWRNHIGFHFDTRKSTITISVPRTFHGLITASSISGDLKLADLQNLDTVIVSTASGEINLNQLLVNDQISASNTSGSLTLENVTANGNLDLANASGETVLKRATIKGNMSATSISNSIDINETTVAGNTTLESSSGELLFNKLGCDHLALSTISSNISGTLLGDSANYIIKASSLSGDLNLPRSGNGDKMLDVSSTSGDIDIDFSPVN; this comes from the coding sequence ATGAAATCAAAATACAGTATCCTGATGTTAATCGCCGGCGGTCTGATTCTCCTTGGCGCGATTTTATCCCTGCTCGCTTTTGCTTTAGTCGGTTTTAATTGGAACGCCCTAAATTCGGGTTCTCCGGTCGAAGAAAAAAATTATACCCATGACCTAAATGGCCTTAATGGTCTGGTCGTAACCGGCCTTGATGATACGGTGGTTATTACCGGCAGCGATGATGATCAAATCAACATTCACTACTTTGAAAATGATCAATCGACTTATCAGATCGAATTAACGCCAAATGGCGAACTTCGCATCAACCATTCAATCCTTGATAACTGGCGCAATCACATCGGCTTTCATTTCGATACTCGAAAAAGCACGATCACCATTTCAGTTCCGCGAACCTTTCATGGCTTAATCACCGCTTCCTCAATAAGTGGTGATCTCAAACTCGCCGATCTTCAGAATTTGGACACCGTAATTGTCAGCACTGCCAGTGGTGAAATCAATCTTAATCAACTTCTGGTTAATGACCAAATTTCGGCCTCAAATACCAGCGGCAGTCTCACCCTGGAAAACGTCACGGCCAATGGCAATCTTGATCTGGCCAATGCCAGCGGCGAAACCGTCCTAAAACGAGCTACCATCAAAGGCAATATGTCAGCCACTTCGATTAGTAATTCCATCGATATAAATGAGACCACGGTTGCCGGCAACACTACCCTTGAAAGCAGCAGCGGCGAGCTCCTTTTTAACAAACTCGGCTGTGATCATTTAGCCCTGTCAACAATCAGTAGCAACATTTCTGGGACGCTCCTTGGTGATTCGGCCAATTATATAATCAAAGCTTCCAGTCTAAGTGGCGATCTCAATTTGCCGCGCTCCGGAAATGGTGACAAAATGCTTGATGTCTCCTCCACCAGCGGCGATATCGATATCGACTTTTCCCCCGTTAATTAA
- the hydG gene encoding [FeFe] hydrogenase H-cluster radical SAM maturase HydG — MYNVMSKNAVEFIDDQEILETLAYAEENKRNEFLINDIIERAENFKGLNHREAAVLLACELEEQNSRLVKLAMAIKNKFYGNRIVMFAPLYLSNYCVNGCVYCPYHLKNKNISRKKLTQEEIAKEVIALQDMGHKRLALEAGEDPKNNPLEYILESIKTIYSIKHKNGDIRRVNVNIAATTVDDYKKLKEAGIGTYILFQETYHQKNYEELHPTGPKHDYAWHTEAMDRAMEGGIDDVGIGVLFGLNMYRYDFVGMLMHAEHLEAAMGVGPHTISVPRICPADDIDTGDFSNAISDEIFEKIVTVLRIAVPYTGMIISTRESQASRERVLKLGISQISGGSSTSVGGYDTPEPEAENSAQFELNDTRKLDDIVNWLLEMGHIPSFCTACYREGRTGDRFMQLVKSGQIANCCQPNAIMTLKEYLEDYAAPTTRLNGEKTIARELAAIPNDKVRGIATAHLTELHLGKRDFRF; from the coding sequence ATGTATAATGTTATGTCAAAAAATGCAGTTGAATTTATTGATGATCAGGAAATATTGGAAACCCTGGCTTATGCTGAAGAAAATAAACGCAATGAATTCTTAATCAATGACATCATCGAGCGAGCTGAAAACTTTAAGGGGCTTAATCATCGCGAAGCCGCCGTATTACTGGCCTGCGAGTTAGAAGAACAAAATAGCCGCCTGGTAAAATTGGCAATGGCGATTAAAAATAAGTTTTATGGGAATCGGATTGTGATGTTTGCGCCATTGTATTTATCAAATTATTGTGTCAACGGATGTGTTTATTGTCCTTATCATTTAAAAAACAAGAACATCAGCCGGAAAAAATTGACTCAGGAAGAGATTGCCAAGGAAGTCATTGCCTTACAAGACATGGGTCATAAACGTTTAGCTTTGGAAGCCGGTGAAGATCCTAAAAATAATCCGCTGGAATATATTCTGGAAAGCATTAAAACAATCTATAGCATTAAACATAAAAACGGGGATATCCGGCGCGTCAATGTTAACATTGCGGCAACCACGGTCGATGATTACAAAAAATTAAAAGAAGCGGGCATTGGGACCTATATTTTATTTCAGGAAACATATCATCAAAAAAATTACGAAGAATTGCATCCAACCGGTCCTAAACATGACTACGCCTGGCATACCGAAGCGATGGATCGGGCGATGGAAGGCGGCATTGACGATGTCGGGATTGGGGTGCTTTTTGGCCTGAATATGTACCGTTATGACTTTGTCGGAATGTTGATGCATGCTGAACATTTGGAAGCCGCGATGGGAGTGGGACCACATACCATCAGTGTCCCGCGAATTTGTCCGGCCGATGATATTGACACCGGTGACTTCTCCAATGCTATTTCCGATGAGATTTTTGAAAAAATAGTAACCGTGCTTCGGATTGCCGTCCCTTATACCGGGATGATCATTTCGACTCGCGAATCGCAAGCTTCGCGCGAACGGGTTTTAAAACTTGGGATTTCACAGATTAGTGGTGGATCCAGTACCAGTGTTGGCGGTTATGATACCCCTGAACCAGAAGCTGAAAATTCGGCTCAATTTGAATTAAATGATACTCGAAAATTGGACGACATTGTTAACTGGTTGTTAGAAATGGGCCATATCCCCAGTTTTTGTACCGCCTGTTACCGCGAAGGCCGCACCGGAGATCGTTTTATGCAACTGGTGAAATCCGGTCAGATTGCCAACTGTTGTCAACCCAATGCGATTATGACATTAAAGGAATATCTGGAAGATTACGCGGCCCCAACAACCCGATTAAATGGCGAAAAAACCATTGCCCGAGAATTAGCAGCGATTCCCAATGATAAGGTCAGAGGCATTGCCACGGCACATTTAACAGAGCTGCATTTAGGGAAACGGGATTTCAGATTCTAA